One genomic region from Pseudomonas sp. R5-89-07 encodes:
- a CDS encoding C40 family peptidase, with translation MSTSARLILLVCAALLSACASRPPPPAPVAAKPKPVFNYSTQNFSPAAEDVLFRALGLVGTPYRWGGNTPDSGFDCSGLIGFVYRDAAGISLPRTTRELIVMRAQDVSEQNLQTGDLLFFATGGGSQVSHAGIYVGEGRFVHAPQTGGTVKLDTLSKAYWQNAYLSAKRVLPANLARNP, from the coding sequence ATGTCGACCTCGGCCCGCCTCATTCTGCTTGTTTGCGCCGCGCTCCTCAGCGCCTGCGCAAGCCGTCCACCGCCGCCCGCGCCCGTCGCAGCCAAGCCTAAGCCGGTGTTCAATTATTCCACCCAGAATTTCTCGCCCGCCGCCGAAGACGTACTGTTCCGCGCGCTGGGCCTGGTGGGCACGCCTTATCGTTGGGGCGGCAATACACCGGACTCTGGGTTTGATTGCAGCGGCCTGATTGGCTTTGTCTACCGCGATGCGGCGGGTATCTCCTTGCCACGTACCACCCGCGAGCTGATCGTGATGCGCGCCCAGGACGTGAGCGAACAAAACCTGCAAACCGGTGACCTGTTGTTCTTTGCCACCGGTGGCGGTTCGCAGGTCAGCCACGCGGGCATCTACGTGGGCGAAGGCCGTTTTGTGCACGCTCCGCAGACCGGCGGTACGGTGAAGCTGGATACCCTGTCAAAGGCGTATTGGCAGAATGCCTACCTGAGCGCCAAGCGGGTGTTGCCGGCAAACCTGGCGCGAAATCCCTGA
- a CDS encoding C40 family peptidase encodes MLNRFAPLVPLALVTLLFGCASHPQQVAEQQKPQVQNQAKFVAAQSASVYEEELATEKELADFSGSKPYQLPVLADSILERGMSLIGTRYRFGGTSEAGFDCSGFIGYLFREEAGMNLPRSTREMINVKAPLVARNNLKPGDLLFFSTAGRGRVSHAGIYLGDNQFIHSSSRRSGGVRVDNLGDSYWSKTFIEAKRALAMAPSTVTASK; translated from the coding sequence ATGCTAAATCGCTTCGCACCCCTCGTGCCTCTCGCACTCGTTACCCTGTTGTTTGGTTGCGCCTCCCACCCTCAGCAGGTGGCAGAACAGCAAAAACCACAGGTTCAAAATCAGGCTAAATTCGTCGCTGCACAGTCTGCTTCTGTTTATGAAGAAGAGCTGGCAACCGAAAAAGAATTGGCCGATTTCTCCGGCAGCAAGCCTTATCAGCTGCCTGTTCTGGCCGACAGCATTCTCGAACGCGGCATGTCCCTGATCGGTACCCGTTACCGTTTCGGCGGTACTTCCGAAGCCGGTTTCGACTGCAGCGGTTTTATCGGCTACCTGTTTCGTGAAGAAGCTGGCATGAATCTGCCGCGCTCCACCCGCGAAATGATCAACGTGAAAGCACCGTTGGTCGCGCGCAACAACCTCAAGCCCGGTGATCTGCTTTTCTTTAGTACGGCCGGTCGCGGTCGTGTCAGCCACGCCGGTATCTACCTGGGCGATAACCAGTTTATCCACTCCAGCAGCCGTCGCAGTGGTGGTGTGCGGGTCGATAATCTGGGCGACAGCTACTGGAGCAAAACCTTCATCGAAGCCAAGCGCGCACTCGCCATGGCCCCGTCGACGGTTACCGCCAGTAAGTAA
- the hda gene encoding DnaA regulatory inactivator Hda, producing MKPIQLPLGVRLRDDATFINYYPGANAAALGYVERLCEADAGWTESLIYLWGKHGVGRTHLLQAACLRFEQMGEPAVYLPLAELMDHGVGIFDNLEQYELVCLDDLQAIAGKADWEEALFHLFNRLRDSGRRLLIAASTSPRELPVKLADLKSRLTLALIFQMRPLSDEDKLRALQLRASRRGLHLTDEVGHFILTRGTRSMSALFDLLEQLDQASLQAQRKLTIPFLKETLGW from the coding sequence ATGAAACCGATTCAGCTGCCCCTAGGTGTGCGTCTGCGTGACGACGCTACCTTTATCAATTACTACCCAGGCGCCAATGCCGCTGCACTCGGCTATGTCGAGCGCCTCTGCGAAGCCGACGCCGGGTGGACTGAAAGCCTGATCTATCTGTGGGGCAAACATGGCGTAGGGCGTACCCACTTGCTGCAGGCCGCGTGCCTGCGCTTCGAGCAAATGGGCGAGCCGGCGGTCTACCTGCCCCTGGCTGAGCTGATGGACCACGGTGTCGGCATCTTCGACAACCTCGAACAGTACGAACTGGTGTGTCTGGATGATCTGCAGGCCATTGCCGGCAAGGCGGATTGGGAAGAGGCACTGTTTCATCTGTTCAACCGCCTGCGCGACAGTGGTCGGCGCCTGTTGATCGCCGCGTCGACGTCGCCGCGCGAGCTGCCGGTAAAGCTGGCCGACCTCAAGTCGCGCCTGACGCTGGCGCTGATCTTCCAGATGCGCCCGTTGTCCGACGAAGACAAATTACGCGCCCTGCAACTGCGCGCCTCGCGTCGCGGCCTGCACCTGACCGACGAAGTCGGCCACTTCATCCTCACCCGGGGCACGCGCAGCATGAGCGCACTGTTCGATTTGCTCGAACAGCTCGATCAGGCCTCGTTGCAGGCCCAGCGCAAGCTCACCATTCCCTTCCTCAAGGAAACCCTCGGCTGGTAG
- a CDS encoding AI-2E family transporter translates to MADTRRWVWLGGIVLLCVFVFLLHSILTPFLVALLLAYLFDPVVDRLEKAGLSRTLGVVAVFALFTLIITALVLVLVPMLAKQLYRLYELAPQMLDWLQHTAMPWAQAKLGLSDGFWKFDKVKAAISEHMDKTTDIVGVVLSQATASSLALIGWLTNLVLIPVVAFYLLRDWDIMVAKIRSLLPRDREERIVSLAGECHEVLGAFVRGQLLVMLALGIIYAAGLMAIGLELGLLIGLIAGLAAIVPYMGFVIGIGAALVAGLFQFGGDLYPMLGIVAVFMVGQALEGMVLTPLLVGDRIGLHPVAVIFAILAGGELFGFTGILLALPVAAVIMVLVRHVHDVYKDSDVYTGVEDPDL, encoded by the coding sequence ATGGCGGATACGCGTCGTTGGGTGTGGCTTGGCGGGATTGTCCTGCTGTGCGTTTTTGTGTTCTTGCTGCATTCGATCCTGACGCCGTTCCTGGTTGCGTTGCTGCTCGCCTATCTGTTCGATCCTGTGGTGGATCGCCTGGAGAAAGCGGGCTTGTCGCGAACCTTGGGTGTGGTCGCGGTGTTTGCCTTGTTCACGTTGATCATCACCGCGCTGGTGCTGGTGCTGGTGCCGATGCTGGCCAAGCAGCTGTATCGGCTGTACGAACTGGCGCCACAGATGCTCGATTGGTTGCAGCACACGGCCATGCCGTGGGCCCAGGCCAAGCTGGGGCTGTCGGACGGGTTCTGGAAGTTCGACAAGGTCAAGGCGGCGATCAGCGAGCACATGGACAAGACCACCGATATCGTCGGTGTGGTGCTCAGCCAGGCCACTGCTTCCAGCCTGGCACTGATCGGCTGGTTGACCAACCTGGTACTGATCCCGGTGGTGGCGTTCTACTTGCTGCGTGACTGGGACATCATGGTAGCCAAGATCCGCAGCCTGCTGCCGCGCGACCGCGAGGAACGTATCGTGTCCCTGGCGGGCGAATGTCATGAGGTGCTCGGGGCGTTCGTGCGCGGGCAATTGCTGGTGATGCTGGCGCTAGGCATTATCTACGCCGCCGGCTTGATGGCGATCGGCCTGGAGCTGGGCCTGTTGATCGGCCTGATCGCCGGCCTGGCTGCGATCGTGCCCTACATGGGTTTCGTGATCGGCATCGGTGCGGCGCTGGTGGCGGGGCTGTTCCAGTTCGGCGGCGACCTGTACCCGATGCTGGGGATTGTCGCGGTGTTCATGGTCGGCCAGGCGCTCGAAGGCATGGTGCTGACGCCGCTGCTGGTGGGAGACCGCATTGGCCTGCATCCCGTGGCGGTGATCTTTGCGATCCTGGCGGGCGGCGAGTTGTTCGGCTTTACCGGCATCTTGCTGGCGCTGCCGGTGGCGGCGGTGATCATGGTGCTGGTGCGGCATGTGCACGACGTGTACAAGGATTCGGATGTGTACACGGGGGTTGAAGACCCCGATCTGTAA
- a CDS encoding DUF2066 domain-containing protein: MRLCKFFFVGCLSLVSLASHAETLNGLYQVLEPVSSQSPQERDQATQRAVQTLVIRLTGDAKAAEGPGLAAIRKDPQQIISQYGYDAGPPESLQVDFDPVSTDRALRDAGLAIWGSNRPSILGWWLNDSTEGSSLVGDGQAVAQTLRRAAQHRGLPLRLPLGDLDEQVVATAPNLESADATPLRAASERYGADALLAVHARQEGNQWQAKWRLWLGDKTEQGSVQGADTGAVADAVLLAVSQKLAPRFAVKPGVSAEQLLEVQGMTLERYAVLGRLLEPFGGQPQRVDGSRIVYRVNGSADQLRTQLSLAKLQEVPAGEAPAQPPQAEGAQPAAAPEPQAQLRFRW; this comes from the coding sequence ATGCGTCTGTGTAAATTCTTTTTTGTAGGCTGCTTGTCGTTGGTCAGCCTGGCGAGTCATGCCGAAACCCTCAATGGCCTCTATCAAGTACTCGAACCGGTCAGCAGCCAGTCGCCCCAAGAGCGCGACCAGGCCACCCAGCGTGCCGTGCAAACCCTGGTCATCCGCCTGACCGGCGATGCCAAGGCCGCCGAGGGCCCAGGCCTGGCGGCGATCCGCAAAGACCCGCAACAAATTATCAGCCAATACGGCTACGACGCCGGCCCACCGGAAAGCCTGCAAGTGGATTTCGACCCGGTCAGCACCGATCGCGCCTTGCGTGACGCCGGGTTGGCGATCTGGGGCAGCAATCGACCTTCGATCCTGGGCTGGTGGCTGAACGACTCTACCGAAGGCAGCAGCCTGGTCGGCGACGGCCAGGCGGTGGCTCAAACACTGCGCCGGGCGGCCCAGCACCGAGGCTTGCCGCTGCGCCTGCCGCTGGGGGATCTGGACGAGCAGGTGGTGGCCACCGCGCCGAACCTGGAAAGTGCCGACGCCACGCCGCTGCGCGCCGCCTCCGAGCGCTACGGCGCCGATGCGTTGCTGGCGGTTCATGCGCGCCAGGAAGGCAACCAGTGGCAGGCCAAATGGCGCCTGTGGCTGGGCGATAAAACCGAGCAGGGCAGCGTCCAGGGCGCTGACACTGGCGCGGTTGCCGATGCCGTGCTGCTCGCGGTCAGCCAAAAGCTGGCACCGCGCTTTGCGGTCAAGCCGGGGGTCAGCGCCGAACAGCTGCTTGAGGTACAAGGCATGACCCTGGAACGCTACGCCGTGCTGGGTCGTCTGCTGGAGCCCTTTGGTGGCCAGCCACAGCGGGTCGATGGCAGTCGCATTGTGTATCGCGTCAATGGCAGCGCCGATCAGTTGCGCACCCAGTTGAGCCTGGCCAAGTTGCAGGAAGTGCCGGCCGGTGAAGCTCCTGCCCAGCCACCGCAGGCCGAAGGTGCACAACCGGCCGCGGCGCCTGAGCCTCAGGCGCAGTTACGTTTTCGTTGGTAA
- the purM gene encoding phosphoribosylformylglycinamidine cyclo-ligase: MSKQPSLSYKDAGVDIDAGEALVERIKSVAKRTARPEVMGGLGGFGALCEIPAGYKQPVLVSGTDGVGTKLRLALNLNKHDSIGIDLVAMCVNDLVVCGAEPLFFLDYYATGKLNVETATQVVTGIGAGCELSGCSLVGGETAEMPGMYEGEDYDLAGFCVGVVEKADIIDGSKVAAGDALLALPSSGPHSNGYSLIRKIIEVAGADIENIQLDGKPLTDLLMAPTRIYVKPLLKLIKDTGAVKAMAHITGGGLLDNIPRVLPKGAQAIVDVASWQRPAVFDWLQEKGNVNEIEMHRVLNCGVGMVICVAQEHVETALNVLREAGEQPWVIGQIATAAEGAAQVELKNLKAH, encoded by the coding sequence ATGAGCAAGCAACCCTCCCTGAGCTACAAGGACGCCGGTGTAGACATCGACGCCGGTGAAGCATTGGTCGAACGCATCAAGAGCGTCGCCAAGCGCACTGCGCGCCCTGAAGTCATGGGCGGCCTGGGCGGTTTTGGCGCCCTCTGCGAAATCCCGGCCGGCTACAAGCAGCCTGTACTGGTCTCCGGCACCGACGGCGTGGGCACCAAGCTGCGCCTGGCCTTGAACCTGAACAAGCACGACAGCATCGGCATCGACCTGGTTGCCATGTGCGTCAACGACCTGGTGGTCTGCGGCGCCGAGCCGTTGTTCTTCCTCGACTACTACGCCACCGGCAAGCTCAATGTCGAGACCGCGACCCAAGTGGTCACCGGCATCGGCGCTGGCTGCGAACTGTCGGGTTGCTCCCTGGTCGGCGGCGAAACCGCTGAAATGCCTGGCATGTACGAAGGCGAAGACTACGACCTGGCCGGCTTCTGCGTCGGCGTGGTCGAAAAAGCCGACATCATCGACGGCTCCAAAGTGGCTGCCGGCGACGCCCTGCTCGCGCTGCCGTCCTCCGGCCCGCACTCCAACGGTTACTCGCTGATCCGCAAGATCATCGAAGTGGCAGGCGCCGATATCGAGAACATCCAGCTCGACGGCAAGCCCCTGACCGACCTGCTGATGGCCCCGACGCGCATCTACGTCAAGCCACTGCTCAAGCTGATCAAGGACACCGGCGCTGTCAAAGCCATGGCCCACATCACCGGCGGCGGCCTGCTGGACAACATCCCGCGCGTTCTGCCAAAAGGCGCCCAGGCAATTGTCGACGTGGCCAGCTGGCAGCGCCCGGCGGTCTTCGACTGGCTGCAGGAAAAAGGCAACGTCAACGAAATCGAGATGCACCGCGTACTGAACTGCGGCGTGGGCATGGTCATCTGCGTGGCGCAGGAGCACGTTGAGACCGCGCTGAACGTATTGCGTGAAGCCGGCGAGCAACCTTGGGTGATCGGCCAGATCGCCACCGCTGCCGAAGGCGCGGCCCAGGTTGAACTGAAGAACCTTAAGGCGCATTGA
- the purN gene encoding phosphoribosylglycinamide formyltransferase: protein MPVTCDVVVLLSGTGSNLQALIDSTRTGDSPVRIAAVISNRSDAYGLQRASDAGIETRSLDHKAFEGREAFDSALIELIDAFNPKLVVLAGFMRILSADFVRHYEGRLLNIHPSLLPKYKGMHTHQRALDAGDSEHGCSVHFVTEELDGGPLVVQAVVPVESGDSAQTLAQRVHTQEHRIYPLAVRWFAEGRLILGEQGALLDGQLLAASGHLIRT from the coding sequence ATGCCTGTCACCTGTGATGTCGTGGTGCTGCTCTCCGGCACCGGCAGTAACTTGCAGGCCCTGATCGACAGCACGCGTACCGGCGACAGCCCGGTACGCATCGCTGCGGTGATTTCCAACCGCAGCGACGCCTACGGCCTGCAGCGCGCCAGCGACGCGGGTATCGAGACCCGTTCGCTGGACCACAAGGCGTTCGAAGGCCGCGAAGCCTTCGACAGCGCCTTGATCGAACTGATCGACGCCTTCAACCCCAAGCTTGTCGTCCTGGCCGGCTTCATGCGCATCCTCAGCGCTGATTTCGTGCGGCATTACGAAGGACGCCTGCTCAATATCCACCCATCCCTGCTGCCCAAATACAAAGGCATGCACACCCATCAGCGTGCCCTCGACGCCGGCGACAGCGAGCATGGCTGCAGCGTGCACTTCGTTACCGAGGAACTCGATGGCGGGCCTCTGGTCGTACAGGCAGTGGTTCCGGTAGAGTCGGGTGACTCGGCGCAGACGCTTGCGCAACGGGTTCATACCCAGGAACACAGGATTTACCCGCTGGCTGTACGCTGGTTTGCCGAGGGTCGGTTGATTCTCGGTGAACAGGGTGCATTATTGGACGGTCAGTTACTCGCGGCCAGCGGCCACTTGATTCGAACCTAG
- a CDS encoding DUF3108 domain-containing protein, whose translation MRRALLFAFALFALPAVQAADLHPFSVSYTADWKQLPMSGSAERSLTKNGDGTWTLNFKASMMIASLTETSVILFDKDTLQPKSYSFERGGLGKAKKINLDFDQATKKITGFENKDPVNVTLESGMLDKSTYQLALQRDVAAGKKSMSYRVAEGTDVDTYDFRVIGSEKVQTKVGSIDAIKVERVRDPSQSKRITQMWFAKDQGGILVALRQVETDGKEYNIMLQDGTVDGQAVKGS comes from the coding sequence ATGCGTCGCGCCCTGCTTTTCGCTTTTGCGCTGTTCGCTCTGCCTGCCGTACAAGCGGCAGACCTTCACCCCTTCTCCGTCAGCTACACCGCCGACTGGAAGCAGCTTCCCATGAGTGGTTCGGCTGAACGCAGCCTGACCAAAAACGGCGACGGCACCTGGACCTTGAACTTCAAGGCCTCGATGATGATTGCCAGCCTGACCGAAACCAGCGTGATCCTGTTTGACAAGGACACCCTGCAACCCAAGAGCTACAGCTTCGAACGCGGCGGCCTGGGCAAGGCGAAGAAGATCAACCTGGATTTCGACCAGGCGACCAAGAAAATCACCGGCTTTGAAAACAAGGACCCGGTTAACGTCACCCTCGAAAGCGGCATGCTCGACAAGTCCACGTACCAACTCGCCCTTCAGCGTGACGTGGCTGCCGGCAAGAAAAGCATGAGCTACCGAGTGGCCGAAGGTACTGATGTCGACACCTATGACTTCCGCGTGATTGGCTCGGAAAAGGTCCAGACCAAGGTGGGCTCCATCGACGCGATCAAGGTTGAACGCGTGCGTGATCCATCCCAGAGCAAGCGCATCACCCAGATGTGGTTTGCCAAGGACCAGGGCGGCATTCTGGTTGCCTTGCGCCAGGTTGAGACGGATGGCAAGGAATACAACATCATGCTGCAGGATGGCACCGTTGACGGCCAGGCTGTCAAAGGTAGCTGA
- a CDS encoding IucA/IucC family siderophore biosynthesis protein has protein sequence MHGHITTPEQSLLGRWSEALATRQFQARHLSMDSLVATLAPACERSFQRLIQALFREGLLDPDTLNRDEHDHCWLVLPDQSRLRFEHLQPGRMASWDLRGKVSLLRDGQPERKIQFPSQLLTLLNTSLQSPADPEVLNRLNAEIDDSFINDTLCLAFHEDWTRNLHASMDPAHQNNLLSHLKNDPGVCNPTSVLEQWGTLGHPWHPNYKTKMGLGTDQVIDFSPEFEARFPVLLCALHRQYAHVESLAGTANYWQWWQSQFPQAARQLTAQLTAQGLEASDYLPLPAHPWQARQELPQLFANEIGDRLLVLTDIVAFTAHPTMSFRTVLPEGRSDAPMVKLPVSLRLTSVQRTVSPRSARMGPRISHLLLAVLEREPAIRKILSIVPERIGVHFKPQPANDEHSRHLAVLYRDNPQSQLQPGEMAVPVGSLFATDQHGQPLLRQWVRLSKGKDDADAMFAFFHDYAAITVPALLGMYLRYGIAFEAHQQNSFMVMAADGQLSRLLLRDFGDIRIDRKTLHAHGLDIELHDPKMTLYDDAGFVRDKLLHTVFMCHLGELVLLAARHFDLPQARLWNELSTQVSQCFDDLRGQVEPQRWETEREALLEQAWPAKSFMRMRLLESHADIVGRLPNPLSAIANAG, from the coding sequence ATGCACGGACACATCACCACACCGGAACAATCGCTGCTTGGCCGCTGGAGTGAAGCACTCGCCACCCGTCAATTTCAGGCCAGGCACCTCTCCATGGATTCGTTGGTCGCGACCTTGGCGCCGGCTTGCGAACGCAGTTTTCAACGCCTGATCCAAGCGCTGTTTCGTGAAGGCCTGCTCGACCCCGACACACTCAACCGTGATGAACACGATCACTGCTGGCTGGTGCTGCCCGACCAGAGCCGCCTGCGCTTCGAACACCTGCAACCCGGGCGCATGGCCAGCTGGGATTTGCGAGGCAAAGTCAGCCTGCTGCGGGATGGTCAGCCCGAACGGAAAATCCAGTTCCCGTCGCAGTTGCTGACGCTGCTCAACACCAGCCTGCAATCGCCTGCCGACCCCGAGGTCTTGAACCGTCTCAACGCAGAGATCGACGACAGCTTCATCAACGATACGCTGTGCCTCGCCTTTCACGAGGATTGGACGCGCAACCTGCACGCCTCGATGGACCCCGCGCATCAGAACAATCTGCTCAGCCACCTCAAGAACGACCCCGGCGTGTGCAACCCGACATCCGTGCTTGAGCAGTGGGGCACGCTCGGCCATCCCTGGCACCCCAACTACAAGACGAAGATGGGTCTGGGCACAGACCAGGTGATTGATTTCTCCCCGGAGTTCGAGGCGCGTTTCCCCGTATTGCTGTGTGCGTTGCACCGCCAGTACGCCCATGTCGAAAGCCTGGCCGGTACTGCAAATTACTGGCAATGGTGGCAAAGCCAGTTCCCGCAAGCGGCCCGCCAATTGACCGCACAACTGACCGCTCAGGGCCTCGAGGCCAGCGATTATCTGCCGCTGCCTGCCCACCCTTGGCAAGCTCGCCAGGAATTACCGCAGCTGTTCGCCAATGAAATCGGTGACCGCTTGCTGGTGCTGACCGACATCGTTGCATTCACTGCCCACCCCACCATGTCGTTCCGGACCGTTCTGCCTGAAGGCCGGAGCGATGCGCCCATGGTCAAGCTGCCGGTGTCGCTGCGACTGACCAGCGTACAGCGCACCGTTTCGCCACGCTCGGCGCGCATGGGCCCGCGGATCAGCCACCTGCTGCTGGCAGTCCTGGAACGCGAGCCTGCGATCCGGAAAATCCTCAGCATCGTCCCCGAGCGCATCGGTGTGCATTTCAAGCCACAGCCGGCCAACGATGAACACTCTCGCCACCTGGCGGTGCTGTACCGCGACAACCCGCAGAGCCAGCTCCAGCCGGGAGAAATGGCGGTGCCGGTGGGCAGCCTGTTTGCCACCGACCAGCACGGCCAGCCGCTGCTCAGGCAATGGGTGCGGCTGAGCAAAGGCAAGGATGACGCGGACGCCATGTTCGCCTTCTTCCACGACTACGCGGCGATCACCGTGCCGGCACTGCTGGGCATGTACTTGCGCTACGGCATTGCCTTCGAGGCCCATCAGCAGAACTCCTTCATGGTCATGGCTGCGGACGGGCAATTGAGCCGCCTGTTGCTGCGCGATTTCGGCGATATACGGATCGACCGCAAAACCTTGCACGCCCACGGCCTGGACATTGAACTGCACGACCCGAAGATGACGCTCTACGACGACGCCGGTTTCGTACGCGACAAGCTGCTGCACACGGTGTTCATGTGCCACCTGGGCGAACTGGTATTACTTGCTGCACGCCACTTCGACCTTCCCCAGGCGCGGCTCTGGAACGAACTGTCGACACAGGTCAGCCAGTGTTTTGACGATTTGCGTGGCCAGGTTGAGCCACAACGCTGGGAAACCGAACGCGAGGCACTGCTGGAGCAAGCGTGGCCGGCCAAGTCGTTCATGCGCATGCGCCTGCTGGAGAGTCACGCCGATATCGTCGGGCGCCTGCCCAACCCGTTGAGCGCCATCGCCAATGCCGGCTAA
- a CDS encoding MFS transporter produces the protein MPANGMALRLLVVIQLVSMGAMEMSGPFWPLQIQKLLGVANAQYTGLLSSLVYAGPMMAAMILTPLWGRLGDRTGHKPMIIRALLALAVCQALAALTLDPWWLVVIRVAQGALAGFIAAAQAYALAYCGDGERGHILARLQSATAVGSLAGPVLGGWLMDISGFALLCYSATAVCLLCAIISVFLPNDAPRSRPARTSKPVALPKGWLGAMLGIIVLIQAAKMMPQPFYALYVADVLHAPAWLIGASYAASALTLALSAPLWGRLFDRHQPAHTLRIIEWVTWACALTLAFTALANEWLGFIASRLLWGVWQGALLPVAYTLIANTVAPSQQGFALGMGNSAAKAGALSGALMGGIGMGLVGLAHSFWLVALTYALAALGIRAIRSFTRMPETSVLSVNTSNN, from the coding sequence ATGCCGGCTAACGGCATGGCGCTGCGGCTGCTGGTGGTGATCCAGTTGGTCTCGATGGGGGCCATGGAAATGAGCGGCCCCTTCTGGCCGCTGCAAATCCAGAAGTTGCTGGGTGTTGCCAATGCCCAGTACACCGGCCTGTTGTCTTCGCTGGTGTATGCCGGCCCCATGATGGCGGCGATGATCCTTACGCCCCTGTGGGGCAGACTGGGCGACCGCACCGGGCACAAGCCGATGATCATCCGTGCGTTGCTGGCGCTGGCGGTGTGCCAGGCGCTCGCGGCGCTTACCCTCGACCCGTGGTGGCTGGTGGTCATTCGCGTGGCGCAAGGGGCCCTGGCCGGCTTCATCGCGGCAGCCCAAGCCTATGCGCTGGCCTACTGCGGCGACGGGGAACGCGGGCATATTCTGGCCCGACTGCAATCAGCCACCGCCGTCGGGTCCCTCGCCGGGCCGGTGCTGGGCGGCTGGCTGATGGATATATCTGGTTTCGCATTACTGTGCTACAGCGCCACCGCCGTCTGCCTGTTGTGCGCAATAATCAGCGTGTTCCTACCCAACGACGCACCACGATCGAGACCCGCCCGTACATCCAAGCCCGTCGCACTGCCCAAAGGCTGGCTTGGCGCGATGCTGGGAATCATCGTATTGATTCAAGCAGCCAAGATGATGCCGCAACCGTTCTACGCCTTGTATGTTGCCGATGTCCTGCACGCGCCCGCGTGGCTGATCGGCGCCAGCTATGCCGCCAGCGCATTGACCCTGGCGCTGTCCGCGCCGTTATGGGGCCGCCTGTTCGATCGTCATCAACCCGCACACACGCTGCGCATCATCGAGTGGGTCACCTGGGCGTGCGCCTTGACGCTGGCCTTCACGGCACTGGCCAACGAATGGCTGGGGTTCATCGCCAGTCGGCTGCTGTGGGGCGTGTGGCAAGGCGCTTTGTTGCCCGTTGCCTACACGCTGATCGCCAACACCGTAGCGCCGAGCCAGCAGGGTTTCGCCCTGGGCATGGGCAACAGTGCCGCGAAAGCAGGCGCGTTGAGCGGCGCGCTGATGGGGGGTATCGGCATGGGTTTGGTGGGCCTGGCGCACAGCTTCTGGCTGGTGGCACTCACCTATGCATTGGCCGCCCTCGGCATCCGCGCAATCCGCTCGTTCACCCGTATGCCTGAGACATCCGTTCTTTCTGTCAATACTTCTAATAACTGA